The segment GTGATGCTGATTAAACAGTTTCTCTTGTGATATCATCGGAGGAGTCATTCtaactttaacatcacacagttgaATGTTCTCGCtaggcatgtcaggaaggatcGTGCAGGATCTACTGAATAACTCCTTGTATGGAACAGCATTGAATATCATTTATATAGACGGCATAAATTCCGCTggataccgcatgaatgtcgtactTGGAGGAAGAAAACCTGCCGCAGGATCCACGGGTTCAGTCCTTGTATATGACAGCTTTGAATGACATTCATAGAAAGGCCATAAATTCCGCACGACACCGCTTTATGTCGTACTTGGAGAAAAGAAAACCTGCCTCAGAAAACAATTGTAGTTCTGGCACAACTAAGATCGGAATAGAGTAGCAGGCTCAATGCTTACTGGTCATGTATAGACGGTGCCGTCACCAACATATATCATGCATGTAGCCAGTGTCACGCACAACATATCCAACTGCTCAGCCAATCCTACTTCACTAAAGGCTGTAGGCTCAATGCCTACTGGTCACGTATAGACCGTGCTGTCCACAAAGAATGTCCTGTATATGGCCAGGGTCCTCATGACACCCACCACATATGCAACTGTTCAGCCGAATGAATGTCGTGCTTGTAGGAAGAACGCCTGCCGCAGAAAACAAGAGTAGTTCTAGCACAACTAAGATCGTAATGGAGCAGCAGGCTCAATGCCTACTGGTCACGCATAGACTGTGCCGTCTCCAACGAATGTCCTGCATGTTGCTAGGGTCTCCTCATGACATCTACAACATATTCAGCAGATATGTGCAGGATATACTGGATCAGTCCTTGTAAACGGCAGCTTTGAATGACATTCATAGAGAGGTCATAAATTAAGCAGGATACCGTATAAATGTCGTACTTGGAGGAAGAAAACATGCCGCAGTCTCAATGCCTACTGGTCACGCATAGACTATGCCGTCCCCAACGAATGTCTTGCAGGGTCCCCACATGACATctaccacatattcaactgcttAGCCATTCCTACTTCGCTGCATGCAGCAGACTCAATTCCTACTAGTCACGCATAGACTGTTCAGTGCCCACTCACCAACCTAGCCAATCCTACTTCACTTCGTCCAACGTTTTATGAATGCATCCAGTTCTAGGCCTGGATATTGATGCACATTCCCCCAGGCAAgatttttgtatagttttagctgATACAACAACGCGTTACAACAACGGCAACCAATGCTTTCCATCAACAAATGGATCTCCGCTTCGAAACGACTCGATTCTCAATCAGCCAAAGACTGTCAACTCAGTAACAGCTGTATCAACTGGAAGTTTTTCCTCCATcgaagaacatccagttacagccaaaCCGTTACAACAACGCCTTACTAGGTGTAGCCCCGTTCCCACGATAATTGGATATACGCTTCGAAACGACTCGATTCTCAATCGACCAAAGATTGTTAATTCAACAACAGCTGTATCAAGCGGAAGTTTTTTTTCCtcagggaagaacatccagttacagccaaaCTGTTGAAACAACAACGGCTTACTATGTGTAGCCCCGTTTCCACGACAATCGTATCTTCGCTCCGAAACGACTCGATTTTCAATCGGCCAAACATCGTCAACTAAACAACAGCTGTATCAAGgggaagttttttccccaggaaaaaACATTCAGTTACAGccaagctgttacaacaacgcCTTACTTGGTGTAGCcccgttcccacgacaattggatcttcgctgcAGAAggacccgattctcaatcgtTTAAAGATTGTCATCTCAGTAACAGCTGTATCGAGCGGAAGTTTTTTTTCCtcagggaagaacatccagttacagccaaaCTGTTACAACAATGCCTTACTAGATGAAGCCctgttcccacgacaatcggaTCTTCGCTCCAGAACGACCCGATTTTCAATCGGCCAATGATTGTCATATCAGTAACAGCTGTATCAAGCGAAAGTTTTTTCCGccagggaagaacatccagttacagccaagctgttacaacaacaacgccttactaaaaagaaaatatgaaataaaacaatttgtttacatttttcttataatatttttttctttttaaacgaaataaactttatttgatATACTTTTAAACGTTTCCAAAGAATAACcaagaaatgttaaagaaaactctCAACATTTATGGTTAATTCCTTGACAATAggagattttcttttttgttataactACTAATagctattaaataaattttaaacaaaacaaaaagaattatataataaattaataataaataaacagattTTGGTTTAAATACAAGAGGAGAGTTATTTCTTTAAGCTGTTGAATAGATTTTATGGAATTTGGGCTTTAGCTGAGTTAAGACAAGACCACTGGTTGGAAAAAGCTTAagctttaatgaaaatataaataaaatctaactTAAACAAGGAATCTAATAAAGAGTGtacaataaaagtttatatatataacataaaaagaacaacaacaatattgtggattgaaaacaaaaactacaaaaataataataaagaacaaCTAAGAAACTAAATATAAAGCCCCAGCACCAGGCTGTTTGTAGAttgattattgttgttttttttttttttgtttctactgcacaataatttaaagcttttgagCGAAATTCCCCTTAAATGCCTCCCGCTCTTTCTAAAGCCGTCAACTGTTGACCCAATCTTTCCTCTTTGGCCTTACGTTCTGAACTCAATTTCTTGCAATGTGTATaactttgtaaaaatgtttgtacaTCAATTTTACCATTTAGAAATTGCTCTACATGACGTTCACATTCGGTATCTGCATTAGAGGCAGCTATTTGCAAGAGTTCTCTTATATGTTGTGGATTATATTCCTCTGATTTCTTAAGATATTTCTTATTCAATTGATCACATTTCTCGCCTAAATGCTTGAGAGTAGTAACATCATCACTAAGTTTACGTTTTAATTCCACCAAATGTGTTTCCTTGGTTTCATTTTCTTTGGATATTGTTTCTACTTGATTGATCATGGAATCGAGATCCTCGTTTAACTGTTGCACCACAGACATTTCTTCGATGAAATCATCAAAGAATTCAGGATCATTATCCAGCTGTTTGAGTTCATCTAGCGAGAGTGTAGAAAGATTTGGAAAACTACTTTCATTTAAGCGTGGCGAAGTGATTTTGGAGGGATCATGTGGTGAAGTTTCTTTGCTGCTGTTGGTGCTATTCGAGGCACCACTGCTGGTGCCGCTATCTAAAGATTTGGCCACTTGTAGGGGATAgggatgatgttgatgatgatgatgtgtaTGATGAGAATGATGATGTGTTTGCGGCAGCATTGTTTGCTGTGGCCCTATGGTAGAGGAATTATTAGGCGGGGGAATGTTTATAGGACTGTTGGCCTTAATAACAGGTGGTGGGAAACGTTCAAACTCTCGAATAACAGCCTGTACAACTCGACCCAAATCTGAGTGTGGAGAATActggaaaatttaataaaaaaaagaaaattctttattttgaaacattaaaaattcaaataaatgttagttttaacaatttaacgattaatcgaataaacgGTTTTTGATTAATCGACAACAAACGATTAAGTTTTAcaaactttttactaaaaatataaattaaaattaaattaaaagttttattttttttataaaaaaaaaataaacgaataatcgattattcgattaaccatttactttaattagttttaatttttcaattttttaaataaattttgattttaagcaaaaatatatcaaaaatttgtcaaaataaaaacgaataatttttttattcgagtAACCGGTTTTTAAATATTCGCAGAAATACCCgattcaattttataaattttaaggaaatgtttaaatcgaaaaaaaattaaagaaaatttacaataaaatccaaaatttcGAGATAAATAAAAGCGAATAACCGATTAATCggttttttttattcgtttcaATTTCACtagttttaacataaaagttcattctTAACAAGAGAAAGctgaaattttacaattttactataaaatctCAAATTTCGAGATAAATAAAAGCGAATAATCGGTTTTTTGTATTCGTTTCAATTTTACTAGTTTTAACCAAAAAGTTCATTCTTAACAAGAAAATGctgaaattttgagaaaaaaataacgaataatTATTTAATCGAGTAACCGGTTTTTTAATATTCGCAGAAAAACCgattcaattttataaattttaaagaaatgcttAAATcgagaataataaaaataataatttacaataaaattcaaaatttcgacATAAATAAAAGCGAATAATCGTTTATTCGATTCGGATCGGTTTTTTGCACTCGTTtcaatttcactttaatttttaacataaaagttcattctTAACAAGAGAAATCTGAAATTTTACAATCTTACTATAAAATCTCAAATTTCGAGATAAATAAAAGcgaataatcgattaatcgGTTTTTTGTATTCGTTTCAATTTTACtagttttaacataaaagttcattctTAACAAGATAAAGctgaaattttacaataaaatgttaaatttcgaGATAAATAAAAGCGAATAATCGTTTAATCGAGTAACCGGTTTTTTGCACTCGTTTCAATTTCACtagttttaacataaaagttcattctTAACAAGAAAAtgctgaaattttgaaaaaaaaataacgaataatTATTTAATCGAGTAACcggttttaaaatattcgttaaaaaaaaaaacgaataaattttgtaaattttaattaaatcgaAAACAAACTTCAcagtttttaacataaattttcatttttaacaaGATTAGCGAATAATTCTTAAATCGAGTAACCGGTTTTTATATATTcgttaaaaaaatgattaaattttgtaaatttaaattaaatttttaaatccaaaaaaaatttactataattaacataaatttttaatttttaacaagaaaatgttaaaatccgGCGGGGGAAAAATAACGAATAATTATTTAATCGAATAACcggttttttgtatatatatctaGTGAAACCCATTTTAATATGTTAAAAGTTTAATGTGAGTTATTAGAATTAGATTTaaactttttggaaaaattctacataaaaaagAGCAAATAATCGTTGAATCGAGTAAccggtttttgttatttttttttaaattttttgaaatttgattatttttcaaattaaatctaCAATATAAGCATTTATTCGCTTATATTGaagaacattttgaaaaaattaagaataatcaGTAATTAACGAGTAACCGGTTATTCGGTATTCGTTTCTATTTAACAAAACTCCATGTTTATAGAAGATCAATATTGATCATTAGCAAATATATGTTGTTTTTGGAGAAAATTATGGTCGAATAATCGTTTGGAAGAGTAACCGGTTTTTGGTAATCGctttaattccaaaaaaatgttaatatttttatgtaaaattttgaatagaacaataaaataaagacTTTTGGCGAATAAAAGGAATAATCGTTTAAATTGTATAATCGATTAATCGGTTTTTGCTTAtcattagaaaaaaagtaataaattattattatttttaattaaatcgcattatttttcaaaacaacttTCACCTCAACTACCAGCAACAAGTTTAAGGTCGCACAACACACTACTACTGGCTTACCGTTGCACTCCAAGTCACAAGATtggtaaacaaattttaaaaataacattgttTACCTTCAACTTGTTGGCATCCAAGGATAAAACcttgacaaaaacaacaacaaaaaaactgacAGTTACTtttgttgcaaaacaaaaatcaaaccaattaaagcttaaaaaaaggaaaattcaatattttaacaagGTCATCCTGTTGTACGCCATAATAATGAAGGATTTCTGTCACACACACAGAGAAAAACTaagaaagaaaaacttacatttaacAAACCTGGAGCCGATTCTACTTCACCGGTAGAGGCATTTACCCATATATGTTGCACCAATGGGGATAACATCAATTTGGGCTTTTCATTGGGAAAATTAACACCCAATAAAACGGATAATATAAAATTACGTCCTCCGGACTCGAAATGTATGCAATATTCTTCCAAATCACAAACTTCAACCACACTGgaataagaaattaataaaatttatgaaaaaaactaagaaatctGTTAATTTTCTACAACTTACTTGTCATTGAATACTTTTAAAGTATCAATTTGACGACGACGATAGTCTAAATTGTTAAATTGCTGAGTTCGCATTAACATTTtgctatattttaataaatttttaagttttgttcctcaaaaaaaaaaccctcaaataacaaatttgttttcctattacttttttgtacaacaggagttaaaaaataacaattatatgcacaacatttaaaaaagaaatttgtaaatttataaaatttagtaaaattattaaatttattagtaaTTTTTAGAACGTTCtttggaaaaaaacaaaattttgtttttcttatgatcacaaatgcaaataaaaatgttttgtcaaAATAAAACACTCACACAAACATATAGCACCTCCGAGGcgacaaaaatttattacatcgGCGtttcaaacaaacaattttgacaACGCTTAAAAATCAACTATGTTTTCAGtgttaaataaagtaattttaaatacaaataatgtaaaaatagaaatttttcaaatcatagattaaaacaaaagtatatttaaacaaaatataaccaTAAAAAAAAGTAAGCAATTAGtttaataccaaaaaatacaactcttcattaaaaaaaacaaaaaaaccgctgtcttaaacagctgttttctctctatctctcccattttcttgttaaaaaattctttgcacatttgtttatattttgttcacaattttatataactttattaaagatttattagaaaataaaaatgtcctTATTCCAAATGAAATGGCTGCGCCGTTTGGTGAGACGTAACACCAACCCTATACCCGAATTACAGGCTGCTTTATGGAAACGCCGACTAAGTTTAATGTATGCTGTTGTAGCCTGGAATGCTTTTGGTTTTGTCTGCTATATGGCCTTTACAGGACGCAGTGATTGGGCACACTATTATGGTTATAAAACGGATGATGAGAAGCAGGAATCTCAAGCAGTACAATTTAGTAAACGTTTAAATGTGGAAAAGGGTAAAATTATAAGATATAAAGGATTTACCAAAATCGATGAGAAAGAATTTGATAATACAACGgataaggaaaattaaaataaactattgttataaatatttaaaacaccatattgttttgttaagaaatattaagaaaagtaATTAAGAAGTAATAAATTAGCatacaaattttgataattcaatacaaaatagtatcacaaaaatttaaattgttgaatGTAAACAATACAGCGGATGATTTAAAGCATTTTGTTCAATAATACAAATACAACTATTATTAAAAAGTGCTGTCCATATACGGGTGACAAAAAAAACGCTAAAACAAATTAATGCTGGACAAAAGAAAACCGCGCTagctaaaatgaaaattaaactaaattgtcAAATAAGCTATAtaatagattataaactaggctataaacaaaaatattttcctactgTGATAgaatctttctttttttatctctcgaattttgtttttttattatttaatataatttactatttaaaactaactaaaaactTAGCCGGCTTCAATTATACTATAAGCCAACGCCGACATATTTAGTATGAGCTGCCGTCGCAGTTAATATTTGTCggcttgttgtttttttagcgCGCTTGGgttgttaatttatatttttgctctCGCCAAAAAAACgtgaattatattttgtttatatttatattttactaaaagttgctttaaaaatttaaaataaatattgaaaaatattaaactatataATGGATACTTGCATATTATGcaaatctaataaaaaagaTGATATACAATAtggagaatttttaaaaaataaacatttcggTGTACACACCTATTGTCTGGTAAGTGTAAAAGGACGAACGAAAAAAACAGCAGCTGTAATTTGAGACAACAAAAGGACAAAGGATTTGTAATAGatattgtgttgttgttttttctttttcaagtaTTTATCTTCAAATCTATCACAAAATGGTGAAGATGACGAAGGCTTCTTGGGTTTCTTAGAGGCTGATATTAAACAAGAAGTGCAGCGTATAAGTCTGTTGGTAAGTAGGACGAAGGAAGTTATTTTccagaatttatttatattatttatactttCTACTAGAAATGCTGTTATTGTCATAAAAAATATGCCAATATTGGCTGTTGTAATATAAAATGTCGTCgtacttttcattttatttgtggTTTGGAACATAATGCTGAAAATCAATTTTGCCATGATTATCGCTCCTATTGTAATAGCCATGTTAAGAAAGTCAAACAACGACCGTCTCCTAAGGAGACTTGTCTGATATGTTATGATAATTTGTGTGGAGCTGATGAGAAATTCAATAGCGTTAATATGATTTTGACTCCTTGTTGTCGTAATGGTTGGTTTCACAAGCTGTGCTTACAAAAGTTTGCCAAGACGGCGGGTTATTTCTTTAAGTGTCCGCTTTGCAATGATTCTGATGTTTTTCGTGAAAAACTACCAGCTAGAGGAATATTTATACCGAATCAGtaagtttttgctttttttattttagactgtaatcaagtctatagttaagggtatatactatagactaggttatagtccagactatggagtagactatagtcgacactatagactagactatagtccagactacagactagactatagtccagactacagactagactatagtccagactatagacttgactatagttcagactataaactagactatagtccagactaaaactagtctatattccagactatagactagactatagtccagactatagactagactagactatagtccagactatagactagactatagtccagactatagactagactatagtccagactatagactagactatagtccagactatagactggactatagtccaaactataaactagactatagtccagactatagactagactatagtccagactatagactagactatattcccgactatagactagactatagtccacactatagactagactatagttcagactatagactagactatagttcagactatagactagactatagtccagactatagactagactatagtccagactatagactagactatagtctagactatagactagactatagtccagacttcagactagactatagtctagactatagactatactatagtccagacttcagactagactatagtccagacttcagactagactatagtccagacttcagactagactatagtccagacttcagactagactatagtccagacttcagactagactatagtccagacttcagactagactattgtacagactatagactagactttagaccagactatagactagactatagtctaggctatagactagactattgtccagtctatatactagactatagactagactatagtccagactatagtctggtttagtctatagtctagtctatagactagactatagtccagactatagactcgactatagtccagaatatagactagactaaagtccagactaaagactagactatagttcagactatagactagactattgtccagactatagactagactatagtccagactatagactagtttagactatattcctgactatatactagtttagactatagtccagactaaagactagacaatagactagactatagtccagaatatagactacactatagtccagaccatagactagactatagtccagactatagaataaactatactccagactatagaatagactatagtcaagactattgactagactatagtccagactataaactagactatagactagactatagttcatactaGAGAGTAGGCTATAGTTcatactagagactagactatagttcagagtatagtccagattatagactagtttagactatagtccagactatatactagtttagactatagtccagactaaagactagacaatagactatagtccagactaaagactagacaatagactagaccatagactagactatagtccagactatagactagactatactccagactatagaatagactatagtcaagactattgactagactatagtctattctatagtctggagtatagtctagtctatagtttggactatagtctagtctatggtccagaatatagaatagactatagtcaagactattgactagactatagcccagactataaactatatataagactatagactagtttaaagtccactctatagactatagtccaaactgttgtataatctagtccatgGTCTAGAGAGAATATAGGACAGATCATGGACTAGTTCATAAGACAAACTAACCGAAGATTATTAACCGAACAATGTATTTCTTTCCATCAGAGATGCTGCCTGGGAACTTGAACCCAATGCCTTTGCCGAACTCCTAGAAAGACCTAACGAATGTGCGGCCCAAGAGTGCAAAAATCGTAAAGGCCGTAAGGCAAGTAGTGATCTTAATCCCTTCATAATGTGCAGTACATGCGGCTCCACAGCAATGCATCGACAATGTTTGCCCAATGGTGGCAAACGATTTCACTGTGCCGACTGTAC is part of the Lucilia cuprina isolate Lc7/37 chromosome 3, ASM2204524v1, whole genome shotgun sequence genome and harbors:
- the LOC111680221 gene encoding vacuolar protein sorting-associated protein 37A: MLMRTQQFNNLDYRRRQIDTLKVFNDNVVEVCDLEEYCIHFESGGRNFILSVLLGVNFPNEKPKLMLSPLVQHIWVNASTGEVESAPGLLNYSPHSDLGRVVQAVIREFERFPPPVIKANSPINIPPPNNSSTIGPQQTMLPQTHHHSHHTHHHHQHHPYPLQVAKSLDSGTSSGASNSTNSSKETSPHDPSKITSPRLNESSFPNLSTLSLDELKQLDNDPEFFDDFIEEMSVVQQLNEDLDSMINQVETISKENETKETHLVELKRKLSDDVTTLKHLGEKCDQLNKKYLKKSEEYNPQHIRELLQIAASNADTECERHVEQFLNGKIDVQTFLQSYTHCKKLSSERKAKEERLGQQLTALERAGGI
- the LOC111680226 gene encoding uncharacterized protein LOC111680226; translated protein: MSLFQMKWLRRLVRRNTNPIPELQAALWKRRLSLMYAVVAWNAFGFVCYMAFTGRSDWAHYYGYKTDDEKQESQAVQFSKRLNVEKGKIIRYKGFTKIDEKEFDNTTDKEN